From a region of the Tenggerimyces flavus genome:
- the pnuC gene encoding nicotinamide riboside transporter PnuC translates to MSWLTWLLNAELHIGSSEILWREIIGNLFGLASAIYGMRRRVLAWPVGMVGNALLFTVFLGGVFHTPQDTNLWGQAGRQIFFFAVSAYGWWRWRQTRSHHEAADGGAVAPRWASPRERLVLLGLAVVGVVGFYFLLKSLGSWGPLPDAWILTGSILATYGMARGYVEFWLIWIAVDIVGVPLLLNVGLYPSATLYIIYGVFCVFGFLAWLKVRRQLLAAAEPEPATASTAGD, encoded by the coding sequence ATGAGCTGGCTCACCTGGCTGCTGAACGCCGAGCTTCACATCGGCAGCTCCGAGATTCTCTGGCGCGAGATCATCGGCAACCTGTTCGGCCTGGCCAGCGCGATCTACGGCATGCGGCGGCGCGTGCTCGCGTGGCCCGTCGGCATGGTCGGCAACGCGCTGCTGTTCACGGTCTTCCTCGGCGGCGTCTTCCACACCCCGCAGGACACCAACCTGTGGGGCCAGGCCGGGCGGCAGATCTTCTTCTTCGCGGTCAGCGCCTATGGCTGGTGGCGTTGGCGGCAGACCCGTTCCCACCACGAGGCTGCCGACGGCGGCGCCGTCGCGCCTCGATGGGCCTCGCCTCGGGAACGCCTCGTCCTGCTCGGGCTCGCGGTCGTCGGCGTGGTCGGCTTCTACTTCCTGCTGAAGTCGCTCGGCTCCTGGGGTCCGTTGCCGGACGCGTGGATCCTCACCGGCAGCATCCTGGCGACCTACGGCATGGCGCGCGGGTACGTCGAGTTCTGGCTGATCTGGATCGCGGTCGACATCGTCGGCGTTCCGTTGCTCCTGAACGTCGGCCTCTATCCGTCGGCGACGCTCTACATCATCTACGGCGTGTTCTGCGTCTTCGGGTTCCTTGCCTGGTTGAAGGTTCGGCGACAGCTTCTGGCCGCTGCCGAGCCGGAGCCGGCCACCGCTTCGACGGCGGGGGACTGA
- a CDS encoding riboflavin synthase, translating into MFTGIVEELGTVAGLHRRGDSALLHIEGATVSSDAKPGDSISVNGCCLTVVDVTPGADFTADVMAETLARTSIGRLAEGERVNLERSVRADARLGGHIVQGHIDGEGELADRQHSDHWDLVRFKIPASLSKYVAEKGSIAVDGVSLTVVEAGDDDFSVALIPTTLKHTTLGIKQPGAAVNLEVDVIAKYVERLTAVREGAFA; encoded by the coding sequence GTGTTCACAGGGATCGTCGAGGAGCTCGGCACGGTCGCGGGCCTGCACAGGCGTGGCGACTCGGCCCTGCTCCACATCGAAGGCGCGACCGTCAGCAGCGACGCCAAACCAGGCGACTCCATCTCTGTCAACGGCTGTTGCCTCACCGTGGTCGACGTCACGCCGGGCGCGGACTTCACCGCCGACGTGATGGCCGAGACACTCGCGCGGACGTCGATCGGCCGCCTGGCTGAGGGTGAACGGGTCAACCTCGAACGTTCCGTACGAGCCGACGCCAGGCTCGGCGGACACATCGTGCAAGGCCACATTGACGGCGAAGGCGAGCTCGCCGACCGGCAGCACAGCGACCACTGGGACCTTGTCCGCTTCAAGATCCCGGCGAGCCTGAGCAAGTACGTCGCGGAGAAGGGCTCGATCGCCGTCGACGGTGTCTCGCTCACGGTCGTCGAGGCCGGGGACGACGACTTCTCTGTCGCGCTCATCCCGACCACGCTCAAGCACACCACGTTGGGAATAAAGCAACCCGGCGCGGCGGTCAATCTCGAGGTCGACGTCATCGCCAAGTACGTCGAGCGCCTCACCGCCGTTCGCGAAGGAGCATTCGCATGA
- a CDS encoding YqeB family protein, with the protein MTSNAAPRSDETVVRDPAWAALLMWVGLPVAGALVFWCLKQIADWVAGLPAAPFQGLFKLAASAPDPWATIGALVLGAIAGIVLALIGAHETLQLTVSDADVRMRRMDVPSSASRDAVGSVFLDGKRLVLLGPRGEEVASEKSELPRDLVRSAFVSHGYPWVDEDPYKDQYRLWVEDLPDLPPGANPVLKARAKALEKDSETDARELRGELVKLGVVVREQKKRQYIRVVA; encoded by the coding sequence ATGACATCGAATGCCGCGCCGCGGTCGGACGAGACCGTCGTTCGTGACCCAGCCTGGGCCGCGCTGCTGATGTGGGTGGGCCTCCCCGTCGCGGGAGCGCTGGTGTTCTGGTGCCTCAAGCAGATCGCGGACTGGGTGGCAGGGCTGCCGGCGGCGCCGTTCCAGGGCCTGTTCAAACTGGCCGCCTCGGCACCCGACCCGTGGGCGACTATCGGCGCCTTGGTCCTTGGGGCGATCGCCGGCATCGTGCTGGCGTTGATCGGGGCGCACGAGACGTTGCAGCTGACGGTGTCGGACGCGGACGTACGGATGCGGCGAATGGACGTTCCGTCGTCGGCTTCGCGGGACGCGGTCGGGTCGGTGTTCCTGGATGGCAAGCGCCTCGTGCTGCTCGGCCCGCGCGGTGAGGAGGTGGCGTCGGAGAAGTCCGAGCTGCCGCGCGACCTGGTCCGTTCTGCGTTCGTGTCGCACGGGTACCCGTGGGTGGACGAGGACCCGTACAAGGACCAGTACCGGCTGTGGGTCGAGGACCTGCCCGACCTCCCGCCCGGCGCCAACCCCGTGCTGAAGGCGCGTGCGAAGGCCCTGGAGAAGGACAGCGAGACCGACGCCCGCGAGCTCCGCGGCGAACTCGTCAAGCTCGGCGTCGTCGTCCGGGAGCAGAAGAAGCGCCAGTACATCCGCGTGGTCGCATAG
- a CDS encoding NIPSNAP family protein: MFFRARRYIVAEGKADAFTAFFLQRLLPIEERYGGRLVGRWQTEDESEVLALWAYQSRESAEQCAKNIREDPATREATSFRERYLDPLYLEEAESELFSTVPLRATLLAPFAGEARPTAS, from the coding sequence ATGTTCTTCCGGGCCCGTCGCTACATCGTGGCCGAGGGCAAGGCGGACGCGTTCACAGCCTTCTTCCTGCAGCGGCTGCTGCCGATCGAGGAGCGGTACGGCGGCCGGCTGGTCGGGCGCTGGCAGACCGAGGACGAGTCCGAGGTGCTGGCGCTGTGGGCGTACCAGAGCCGGGAGTCCGCCGAGCAGTGCGCGAAGAACATCCGTGAGGACCCGGCGACGCGCGAGGCGACCTCGTTCCGGGAGCGCTACCTCGACCCGCTCTATCTCGAAGAGGCGGAGTCGGAGCTGTTCTCGACCGTTCCGCTGCGCGCGACTCTGCTCGCCCCGTTCGCCGGCGAGGCTCGCCCCACCGCGTCCTGA
- the rpe gene encoding ribulose-phosphate 3-epimerase, translated as MAVQISPSILSADFARLAEAAASVERADWLHVDVMDNHFVPNLTLGLPVVESLLKASPVPIDCHLMIENPDRWAPAYAEAGAQSVTFHVEAAHAPVRLARELRHQGARAGMALKPATPIDPYEDLLGELDMLLVMTVEPGFGGQKFLDLCLPKIRRTRELVAKHGLEIWIQVDGGVSASTIERCAEAGADVFVAGSAVFAADDPGAMVDELRRLASVASENPSWRSER; from the coding sequence ATGGCAGTCCAGATCTCGCCCAGCATCCTGTCCGCGGACTTCGCGCGGCTCGCTGAGGCCGCCGCGTCCGTCGAACGAGCCGACTGGCTGCACGTCGACGTGATGGACAACCACTTCGTCCCCAACCTCACCCTCGGGCTGCCGGTCGTCGAGTCGCTGCTGAAGGCGTCGCCGGTGCCGATCGACTGCCACCTGATGATCGAGAACCCCGACCGGTGGGCGCCGGCGTACGCCGAGGCCGGCGCGCAGAGCGTGACGTTCCACGTCGAGGCCGCGCACGCCCCCGTACGACTCGCCCGTGAGCTGCGCCACCAGGGCGCGCGGGCCGGGATGGCGCTGAAGCCGGCGACGCCGATCGACCCGTACGAGGACCTGCTCGGCGAGCTGGACATGCTGCTGGTCATGACAGTCGAGCCTGGTTTCGGGGGACAGAAGTTCCTCGACCTGTGCCTGCCGAAGATCCGCCGGACCCGCGAGCTGGTGGCCAAGCACGGACTCGAAATCTGGATTCAGGTGGACGGTGGCGTGTCTGCTTCGACTATTGAGCGGTGCGCCGAAGCGGGGGCTGACGTTTTCGTCGCCGGGTCGGCGGTCTTCGCTGCCGACGACCCCGGCGCGATGGTGGACGAGCTGCGGCGACTGGCGTCAGTCGCCTCCGAGAATCCCTCGTGGAGGAGTGAGCGCTGA
- a CDS encoding DNA polymerase ligase N-terminal domain-containing protein, translated as MARDEELAEYNRKRSFAKTPEPKGRKPSAKEPALQRFVVQEHHARRLHWDLRLEHDGVLASWALPRGFPETTSENRLAIHTEDHPLEYLSFSGDIPAGEYGGGGMFIWDSGTYEAEKFTAKKVTFVLSGHRVQGKFALFQTHDDQWLIHRMTPNETSRDPMPLDVEPMTAVASRTFPTNESEWGFEIAWPGVRTLAYGEVGRLTLMADGERDVTRQFGELAPLVRNLGSRRAVLDGVLVAFDSSGRPSREPVDRRIAADTEGQVRRLRRDAPVTYVLFDVLYADRRNLVDAPYEERRAELDALRLSGPNWQTPAYHPRDGLALLEASREQGLDGIVAKRLASPYRPGHRSRDWRQLR; from the coding sequence GTGGCCCGCGACGAGGAGCTTGCCGAGTACAACCGCAAGCGTTCGTTCGCCAAGACGCCGGAGCCGAAGGGCCGCAAGCCGTCGGCGAAGGAGCCGGCACTCCAGCGGTTCGTCGTGCAGGAGCATCACGCGCGCCGGCTGCACTGGGACCTGCGGTTGGAGCACGACGGCGTGCTCGCGTCGTGGGCGTTGCCGCGCGGCTTCCCGGAGACCACGTCGGAGAACCGGCTCGCGATCCACACCGAGGACCATCCGCTGGAGTACCTCTCGTTCTCCGGCGACATCCCGGCCGGTGAGTACGGCGGTGGCGGGATGTTCATCTGGGACTCCGGCACGTACGAGGCGGAGAAGTTCACCGCGAAGAAGGTCACGTTCGTGCTGTCCGGCCACCGCGTGCAGGGCAAGTTCGCGCTGTTCCAGACGCACGACGACCAGTGGCTGATCCACCGGATGACGCCGAACGAGACCTCGCGCGACCCGATGCCGCTCGACGTCGAGCCGATGACCGCGGTCGCGTCGCGGACGTTCCCCACCAACGAGTCCGAGTGGGGGTTCGAGATCGCCTGGCCGGGCGTGCGCACGCTCGCGTACGGCGAGGTCGGCCGGCTGACGCTGATGGCCGACGGCGAACGGGACGTCACCCGCCAGTTCGGCGAGCTGGCTCCGCTGGTGCGCAACCTCGGCTCGCGCCGCGCGGTGCTGGACGGCGTGCTGGTCGCGTTCGACTCCTCCGGCCGGCCGTCGCGTGAGCCGGTGGACCGCCGGATCGCCGCGGACACCGAGGGGCAGGTCCGCCGGCTCCGCCGCGACGCGCCGGTGACGTACGTGCTGTTCGACGTGCTGTACGCGGACCGGCGCAACCTCGTCGACGCGCCGTACGAGGAGCGCCGCGCCGAGCTCGACGCGCTGCGGCTGTCCGGCCCGAACTGGCAGACGCCCGCCTACCACCCGCGCGACGGTCTCGCCCTGCTGGAGGCGAGCCGGGAGCAGGGCCTCGACGGCATCGTCGCCAAGCGGCTCGCGTCCCCGTACCGCCCCGGTCACCGGTCCCGCGACTGGCGTCAACTTAGGTAA
- a CDS encoding extensin family protein: protein MAHSSASDRPSRPTRRHLLQGTALTAAALVGGGLFAGPAHASRLIIGPGLEEGVLPPTESNIITPMSPTEALWNEIDGVPTMYIRDGSGVRKPASFRSTFGFYATCETWVRDSLRPLSASQGYSGLSFITSAGAYVNKAGQHGAGTAVDIDEIGWSDGRISRMIGQDWRSGDSATRKRYYAVGATMRIHFHWVLDHTYNTAHHDHFHGDFGGPRPPVLQKGSSSDVGPAQRVLNEFQGAGLAEDDIWGPLTTAAFNTSKSRLGISGDPHTSAASYRAWLEAVARKGFAGVGW from the coding sequence ATGGCTCATTCTTCCGCATCGGACCGACCCTCTCGCCCGACTCGACGGCACCTGCTCCAGGGAACCGCGCTCACCGCGGCAGCCCTCGTCGGCGGCGGCCTGTTCGCCGGTCCGGCCCACGCCAGCCGGCTGATCATCGGGCCGGGGCTCGAGGAAGGCGTGCTGCCGCCGACCGAGTCCAACATCATCACCCCGATGTCGCCGACGGAAGCGCTCTGGAACGAGATCGACGGCGTACCGACGATGTACATCCGTGACGGCTCCGGTGTCCGCAAGCCGGCGTCGTTCCGCTCGACGTTCGGCTTCTACGCCACCTGCGAGACCTGGGTACGTGACTCCCTCCGTCCGCTCAGCGCGTCGCAGGGCTACTCCGGCCTGTCGTTCATCACCTCGGCAGGCGCGTACGTGAACAAGGCCGGCCAGCACGGCGCCGGGACCGCGGTCGACATCGACGAGATCGGCTGGAGCGACGGCCGGATCTCGCGCATGATCGGCCAGGACTGGCGCAGCGGCGACAGCGCGACGCGCAAGCGCTACTACGCCGTCGGCGCCACGATGCGGATCCACTTCCACTGGGTGCTCGACCACACGTACAACACGGCCCACCACGACCACTTCCACGGAGACTTCGGCGGCCCTCGTCCGCCCGTGCTGCAGAAGGGCTCGTCGTCCGACGTCGGCCCGGCCCAGCGTGTGCTGAACGAGTTCCAGGGCGCGGGCCTCGCCGAGGACGACATCTGGGGTCCGCTCACCACGGCGGCGTTCAACACCTCCAAGTCGCGCCTCGGCATCTCGGGCGACCCGCACACGTCGGCGGCGTCGTACCGCGCCTGGCTCGAAGCGGTCGCCCGCAAGGGCTTCGCGGGCGTCGGCTGGTAG
- a CDS encoding Gfo/Idh/MocA family protein, which produces MDDIRVAVVGLGPRALGTWIPLLQRIPGFRITALCDPIKALHERALAQLTTQEDVTTYERYGDVLAADDVDAVALTVRSEHQGGMAADALEAGKHVHAEVPAAHSIEDCWRIVDAVERTGLTYQLAEQTRFWGFVDAWRDLVAQGRLGHVTYAEGQYFHYHLGGMFQDPRTGTLLGPDRLGEYPDAKPTWVQRMPPIHYLPHELSPLLKVLDDRVVEVVGMGTGQPSKANPDVAQPDLQVALMRTAKGTVMRLAASFANPHPDGSWHWYQVLGTNGRVEWNRGLRDKPRMWLADGQMHDLAEVDWRYERTDAPREARGSGHGDADFYTHVAFRDAVLDGRQPAFDVYRAMDTAAPAILAAKSIAQGSVPLAVPDFQRHKENP; this is translated from the coding sequence GTGGATGACATCCGCGTGGCCGTCGTCGGCCTCGGACCGCGGGCCCTGGGAACGTGGATCCCCTTGCTCCAAAGGATTCCTGGCTTCCGCATCACGGCCCTCTGTGACCCCATCAAAGCCCTGCACGAACGGGCCTTAGCGCAGCTGACCACCCAAGAGGACGTCACGACGTACGAACGGTACGGAGACGTGCTCGCCGCCGACGACGTCGACGCGGTCGCGCTCACCGTACGGTCGGAGCACCAAGGCGGCATGGCCGCCGACGCGCTCGAGGCCGGCAAGCACGTCCACGCCGAGGTCCCGGCGGCCCACTCGATCGAGGACTGCTGGCGCATCGTCGACGCGGTCGAGCGCACCGGCCTGACGTACCAGCTCGCCGAGCAGACCAGGTTCTGGGGCTTCGTCGACGCCTGGCGGGACCTCGTCGCGCAGGGCCGGCTCGGGCACGTCACGTACGCCGAGGGGCAGTACTTCCACTACCACCTCGGCGGCATGTTCCAGGACCCGCGCACCGGCACGCTGCTGGGACCAGACCGGCTCGGCGAGTACCCCGACGCGAAGCCCACCTGGGTGCAGCGGATGCCGCCGATCCACTACCTGCCGCACGAGCTCAGCCCGCTGCTCAAGGTGCTCGACGACCGCGTCGTCGAGGTCGTCGGCATGGGCACTGGCCAACCCAGCAAGGCGAATCCGGACGTCGCGCAGCCCGATCTGCAGGTCGCGCTGATGCGGACCGCGAAGGGTACGGTCATGCGGCTCGCCGCGAGCTTCGCCAACCCGCACCCGGACGGCAGCTGGCACTGGTACCAGGTGCTCGGCACCAACGGGCGCGTCGAGTGGAACCGCGGCCTCCGCGACAAGCCGAGGATGTGGCTGGCCGACGGCCAGATGCACGACCTCGCCGAGGTGGACTGGCGGTACGAGCGCACCGACGCACCGCGCGAGGCACGCGGCAGCGGCCACGGCGACGCCGACTTCTACACCCACGTGGCGTTCCGCGACGCCGTTCTGGACGGGCGGCAGCCCGCGTTCGACGTCTACCGGGCGATGGACACCGCCGCGCCCGCGATCTTGGCAGCCAAGTCGATCGCGCAAGGAAGCGTGCCTCTCGCCGTGCCGGACTTTCAACGTCACAAGGAGAATCCATGA
- the sigJ gene encoding RNA polymerase sigma factor SigJ, producing MTTPDPSLSAIMRERRQLINVAYRLLGSVVDAEDVVQETYARWYAMTPQEQAAIQTPAAWLTRVASRICLDQLRSARARRERYVGEWIPEPVPDRTEWIGGRAGNDQADPADRITLDESVSMAFLVVLDSMTPAERVAFVLHDVFGYPFAEVAEIVGRTSAACRQLASSARGRVRTSQPTTAPSADRAGIVREFKQAWEAGDINALLGLLDPDAVAIGDGGGLVTAELLPVEGRDKIARYFVDLIVKRAGYTVLERTVNGQPGLAVVDSEGVVSTVLAFDIADDDRIRHIWGVRNPEKLRPWVDRHEASD from the coding sequence ATGACCACGCCCGACCCGAGCCTCAGCGCGATCATGCGCGAACGTCGGCAGCTGATCAACGTCGCGTACCGGCTGCTCGGTTCGGTCGTCGACGCCGAGGACGTCGTGCAGGAGACGTACGCGCGCTGGTACGCGATGACACCGCAGGAGCAGGCGGCCATCCAGACACCGGCCGCGTGGCTGACGCGGGTCGCGAGCCGCATCTGCCTCGACCAGCTCCGTTCCGCGCGCGCCCGGCGGGAGCGGTACGTGGGGGAGTGGATCCCCGAGCCCGTGCCGGACCGTACGGAATGGATCGGCGGCCGCGCCGGCAACGACCAGGCCGACCCCGCCGACAGGATCACGCTCGACGAGTCGGTCAGCATGGCGTTCCTCGTCGTCCTGGACTCGATGACGCCGGCCGAGCGCGTGGCGTTCGTGCTGCACGACGTCTTCGGCTACCCGTTCGCCGAGGTGGCCGAGATCGTCGGCCGGACGTCGGCGGCCTGTCGCCAGCTGGCGTCGTCCGCGCGCGGCCGCGTCCGTACGTCCCAACCGACCACGGCTCCGTCGGCAGACCGGGCCGGCATCGTCCGGGAGTTCAAGCAGGCTTGGGAAGCAGGCGACATCAACGCGCTCCTCGGCCTCCTCGACCCCGACGCGGTGGCGATCGGGGATGGCGGCGGTCTCGTCACCGCCGAGCTGCTCCCGGTCGAGGGACGCGACAAGATCGCGCGCTACTTCGTCGACCTCATCGTCAAGCGCGCCGGCTACACGGTCCTGGAGCGTACGGTCAACGGTCAGCCCGGGCTCGCCGTGGTGGACAGCGAGGGCGTCGTCTCCACGGTGCTGGCGTTCGACATCGCCGACGACGACCGGATCCGGCACATCTGGGGCGTGCGCAACCCCGAGAAGCTGCGTCCCTGGGTTGACCGCCACGAGGCCTCCGACTAA
- a CDS encoding YybH family protein, whose amino-acid sequence MTDFRAMLDSRCAAIWDKDLERLLSFYVPDVVYFDIVPPLQYVGIEALRGRFSHWFEGFEGPIGQEVHDLTVVAGEDVASNSMLIRASGKRVNGPELSYFVRATSVFQRSGEDWLITHEHVSLPIDLATGLAVRDLVP is encoded by the coding sequence ATGACCGACTTCAGGGCCATGTTGGACAGCCGGTGCGCCGCGATCTGGGACAAGGATCTCGAGCGGCTGCTGTCGTTCTACGTCCCCGACGTCGTGTATTTCGACATCGTCCCGCCGTTGCAGTACGTGGGGATCGAGGCACTGCGGGGCCGGTTCTCGCACTGGTTCGAGGGGTTCGAGGGACCGATCGGACAGGAAGTCCACGACCTGACCGTGGTGGCGGGCGAGGACGTCGCGTCGAACTCGATGCTGATCCGAGCGAGTGGGAAGCGGGTGAACGGGCCGGAGCTGTCGTACTTCGTCCGGGCGACGTCGGTCTTCCAGCGTTCGGGCGAGGACTGGCTGATCACGCACGAGCACGTGTCGCTGCCGATCGACCTGGCCACCGGGCTGGCGGTCAGAGATCTCGTGCCCTAG
- a CDS encoding diguanylate cyclase domain-containing protein, which produces MDEELRRHLDGLRTLQRVSRELNAARDLIVTLQTVVDSVVESLGFGVALINLVHDDVLEVAAVAAIDEANDIRELKGQHAPRSAWDEILTAAQPLGALLYLPHGDAKLPDEVPTWMPEAATSTEADAWHPEDVLVAPLYAPDGELVGVLSVDLPATGRMPDPMQRELLEMFAAQAAIAVDNARLHGELLRTMDKLKQEQDALKASEDSFRQAFENAPSGMAMAGLGNPGEHRLLRVNAALCEMLGYSDDELRRIGLSTIVHPDDQDHIPVGSRYTQRDMRLKDSKRKTVWVSMTSSVVSNAAGIPDFQLIHFQDISERRLREVELTHRATHDPLTGLPNRAELHTRLEMLVAEGAKVAVLYCDLELFKQVNDQYGHDVGDFVLVEIAHRLRTHVRKHDTVARVGGDEFVLVLRDITLEEAETLSSRLSDDVARAVSHGDDRIYVRASIGIGDSSKATTVKELLRAADQAMYRAKAGNRATS; this is translated from the coding sequence GTGGACGAGGAGCTGCGACGGCACCTCGACGGCCTGCGGACGTTGCAACGGGTCAGTCGGGAGCTGAACGCTGCGCGGGACCTGATCGTCACGCTCCAGACCGTCGTCGACTCCGTCGTCGAGAGCCTCGGCTTCGGCGTCGCACTGATCAACCTCGTCCACGACGACGTCCTCGAGGTCGCGGCCGTCGCCGCGATCGACGAGGCGAACGACATCCGCGAGCTCAAGGGCCAGCACGCGCCACGATCGGCCTGGGACGAGATCCTCACCGCCGCCCAGCCGCTCGGCGCACTGCTCTACCTCCCGCACGGCGACGCGAAGCTGCCCGACGAGGTCCCCACCTGGATGCCCGAGGCGGCGACCTCGACCGAGGCCGACGCGTGGCACCCCGAGGACGTCCTCGTCGCCCCGTTGTACGCACCGGACGGCGAGCTCGTCGGTGTCCTCAGCGTCGACCTCCCCGCGACCGGCCGGATGCCCGACCCGATGCAGCGCGAGCTGCTCGAGATGTTCGCCGCGCAGGCCGCGATCGCCGTCGACAACGCGCGCCTGCACGGCGAGCTGCTGCGCACCATGGACAAGCTCAAGCAGGAGCAGGACGCCCTCAAGGCGAGCGAGGACAGCTTCCGCCAGGCGTTCGAGAACGCCCCCAGCGGCATGGCGATGGCCGGCCTCGGCAACCCCGGCGAGCACAGGCTGCTCAGGGTGAACGCCGCGCTCTGCGAGATGCTCGGCTATTCCGACGACGAGCTGAGAAGGATCGGCCTGTCCACGATCGTGCACCCCGACGACCAGGACCACATCCCCGTCGGGAGCCGCTACACCCAGCGGGACATGCGCCTGAAGGACAGCAAACGCAAGACGGTCTGGGTGTCGATGACGAGCTCGGTGGTGTCGAACGCCGCGGGCATCCCGGACTTCCAGCTCATCCACTTCCAGGACATCAGCGAACGCAGGCTGCGCGAGGTCGAGCTGACCCACCGCGCCACCCACGACCCGCTGACCGGCCTGCCCAACCGCGCCGAACTCCATACCCGCTTGGAAATGCTCGTTGCCGAGGGAGCGAAGGTCGCGGTGCTGTACTGCGACCTCGAGCTGTTCAAGCAGGTGAACGACCAGTACGGCCACGATGTCGGCGACTTCGTCCTCGTCGAGATCGCCCACCGGCTGCGGACCCACGTCCGCAAGCACGACACGGTCGCTCGCGTGGGCGGCGACGAGTTCGTCCTGGTGCTCCGCGACATCACGCTCGAAGAGGCCGAGACGTTGTCCTCCCGCTTGTCCGACGACGTCGCCCGCGCCGTCTCGCACGGCGACGACCGGATCTACGTCCGCGCCAGCATCGGCATCGGCGACTCGTCGAAGGCGACCACGGTCAAGGAGCTCCTGCGGGCGGCTGACCAGGCCATGTACCGGGCCAAAGCCGGGAACCGCGCGACGAGTTAG
- a CDS encoding AAC(3) family N-acetyltransferase → MRHGADDGRHARELIAAQRLDLPLGPLDVLADLGGHVLLLGIGHTSNTTIHLAEQRLGRSLFYRYAKTAPGVWAEFPNVSGESHRFDDLEPALAPKATEVRIGDCRARLVAVRDVLEATDRAVRADPRALLCADPACERCADAYGQRLASA, encoded by the coding sequence CTGCGGCACGGTGCTGATGACGGCCGCCACGCCCGCGAGCTGATCGCCGCGCAGCGGCTGGATCTGCCGCTCGGACCGCTCGACGTCCTGGCCGACCTGGGCGGGCACGTGCTGTTGCTCGGCATCGGTCACACGTCGAACACCACGATCCACCTCGCCGAGCAGCGGCTCGGGCGTTCGCTCTTCTACCGCTATGCGAAGACCGCGCCCGGCGTCTGGGCCGAGTTTCCGAACGTCTCCGGTGAGAGCCACCGCTTCGACGACCTCGAGCCCGCGCTCGCCCCGAAGGCGACCGAGGTGAGGATCGGCGACTGCCGAGCCCGGCTGGTCGCCGTACGCGACGTCCTCGAGGCCACCGACCGAGCCGTCCGCGCCGACCCGCGGGCTCTGCTCTGTGCGGATCCCGCCTGCGAACGTTGCGCCGACGCCTACGGACAGCGACTCGCTTCGGCCTGA